Proteins from a genomic interval of Methanofollis formosanus:
- a CDS encoding gamma carbonic anhydrase family protein, with the protein MNHNLRIGAGVFIAENATVLGDVTLGERAAVWFGAVVRGDRDRIVIGADSNIQDNAVVHGSTGHPTIIGERVSVGHGAIVHGCTISDEVLVGMGAIVMNGAVVGEGSIIGAGAVVTEGKLVPPGSVVLGVPGKVVKEVGPEQREHIRENARIYVDLAARYRHG; encoded by the coding sequence ATGAACCACAATCTGCGCATCGGCGCCGGGGTCTTCATCGCGGAGAACGCCACCGTGCTCGGCGACGTCACGCTCGGCGAGAGAGCGGCGGTCTGGTTCGGCGCCGTGGTCAGGGGCGACCGGGACCGGATCGTCATCGGCGCCGACTCCAACATCCAGGACAACGCCGTCGTCCACGGCAGCACCGGTCACCCGACCATCATCGGCGAACGGGTCTCGGTCGGACACGGCGCCATCGTCCACGGATGCACGATCTCAGACGAGGTGCTCGTCGGGATGGGTGCGATCGTGATGAACGGAGCGGTCGTCGGTGAAGGCTCGATCATCGGCGCCGGCGCGGTGGTCACCGAAGGCAAGCTCGTCCCGCCGGGCTCGGTGGTCCTCGGCGTGCCCGGCAAGGTCGTCAAGGAGGTCGGCCCCGAACAGCGCGAACACATCAGGGAGAACGCGCGCATCTACGTCGACCTGGCCGCGAGGTACCGGCATGGCTGA
- a CDS encoding DUF116 domain-containing protein, giving the protein MFFSSPLWTPLMTLIGEVTILLFIGMFVGAVVVMTIATVSVRNGQFYFPRFMKSGMVLLEGMIKGICKFFGFDDKDLVTFFIRLHNTMNMKTFGETPVDKRAIFLPQCMRASDCPASLTPEGLVCRRCKRCAIGSEIDAYEAMGYQVFIVPGSTFIKRMVKRYHPEALIGVGCLMEIKEGLELCDKIGLIGMGVVTLKDGCVETILDWNDLMEIAEIGLVPGSTQGQN; this is encoded by the coding sequence ATGTTCTTCTCAAGCCCGCTCTGGACTCCGTTGATGACCCTTATCGGCGAGGTCACGATCCTGCTCTTCATCGGGATGTTCGTCGGTGCGGTCGTCGTCATGACCATCGCCACGGTTTCTGTCAGAAACGGGCAGTTCTACTTCCCACGCTTCATGAAGAGCGGGATGGTCCTCCTCGAAGGGATGATCAAAGGGATCTGCAAGTTCTTCGGTTTCGACGACAAGGACCTGGTCACCTTCTTCATCAGGCTCCACAATACCATGAACATGAAGACCTTCGGGGAGACGCCGGTGGATAAGCGGGCGATCTTCCTGCCCCAGTGCATGAGGGCAAGCGACTGCCCCGCCTCCCTCACCCCGGAGGGGTTGGTCTGCCGCCGGTGCAAGCGGTGCGCCATCGGCTCTGAGATCGACGCCTATGAAGCGATGGGCTATCAGGTCTTCATTGTCCCGGGCTCGACCTTTATCAAGCGGATGGTGAAGCGCTATCATCCGGAGGCACTCATCGGGGTCGGGTGCCTGATGGAGATCAAGGAGGGGCTCGAACTCTGCGACAAGATCGGGCTCATCGGGATGGGCGTGGTCACCCTCAAGGACGGGTGCGTCGAGACCATCCTCGACTGGAACGACCTCATGGAGATCGCAGAGATCGGGCTTGTCCCCGGAAGTACCCAGGGACAGAACTGA
- a CDS encoding geranylgeranylglycerol-phosphate geranylgeranyltransferase — MHGYLAITRPVNSVVAGLAGVLGYLIATGTVRPEAAFLIGIVALVTAAGNTINDYCDAEIDAVNRPDRPIPSGAVSRRGALVYAALLFTGGVVIALVTNPLCLAIAVFNSVLLVLYAVRLKGTPFLGNLAVAYLSSSIFLFGGALAGPDGLAANLPVAGVTLLAMLAREVLKDAEDVEGDRAGGARTLPMIIGVPRSVALALGFALAAAVLSMLPVFRWWGLPYLLAIGLLNLAVLLGSAGVRGCTTPACVRDSRVTSTLKKGMFLSLLVFTAAAILC, encoded by the coding sequence ATGCACGGCTATCTTGCGATCACCCGCCCCGTCAACTCGGTCGTCGCCGGCCTTGCCGGGGTGCTCGGCTACCTCATCGCCACCGGCACGGTCAGGCCCGAGGCCGCGTTCCTCATCGGGATCGTCGCCCTGGTCACTGCCGCCGGCAACACCATCAACGACTACTGCGACGCCGAGATCGATGCCGTCAACCGTCCCGACCGTCCCATCCCCTCGGGTGCGGTCTCCAGGCGCGGGGCGCTCGTCTATGCCGCCCTCCTCTTCACCGGCGGCGTTGTCATCGCCCTCGTCACCAACCCCCTCTGCCTTGCGATCGCCGTCTTCAACTCGGTGCTCCTGGTGCTCTACGCCGTGCGCCTCAAGGGCACCCCCTTCCTCGGCAACCTCGCCGTCGCGTACCTTTCGTCCTCCATCTTCCTCTTCGGCGGGGCGCTCGCCGGGCCCGACGGCCTCGCCGCCAACCTGCCGGTGGCCGGGGTCACCCTCCTGGCCATGCTCGCCCGCGAGGTGCTCAAGGACGCCGAGGACGTGGAGGGCGACCGCGCCGGCGGGGCCAGGACGCTTCCGATGATCATCGGCGTGCCCCGGTCGGTCGCCCTTGCCCTCGGCTTCGCCCTTGCGGCCGCCGTCCTCTCGATGCTCCCGGTCTTCCGGTGGTGGGGCCTCCCGTATCTCCTCGCCATCGGTCTCCTCAACCTCGCCGTCCTTCTCGGGTCGGCGGGGGTGCGCGGGTGCACCACGCCTGCCTGTGTCCGCGACTCCCGGGTCACCTCGACCCTGAAGAAGGGAATGTTCCTCTCGCTGCTGGTCTTCACTGCGGCCGCTATACTCTGCTGA
- a CDS encoding nucleotidyltransferase domain-containing protein has protein sequence MSKKLDITENDLLVLALFSDGYDREYYIREVCTHLPITHGTAQTVLVRLEEKRVLASSQHGKIRLFRIKTGEISIQYFVLAEIYKKIRFMEEHPYISEMMDRISSFTRGTTLLFGSYAKGTETEESDLDVFVAGAYDEREVAKIGKMYDVEINVKAYPETAFDLKYRSDPLVCEVKKHHIVWKNAESFVREVMT, from the coding sequence ATGTCTAAAAAATTAGACATAACTGAGAACGATCTTCTGGTGCTCGCCCTCTTCTCAGACGGTTATGACCGTGAATACTATATCAGGGAAGTCTGCACCCATCTCCCCATCACACACGGGACGGCGCAGACCGTCCTTGTCCGTCTTGAGGAGAAACGCGTACTTGCATCCTCGCAGCACGGGAAGATCAGGCTCTTCCGGATTAAAACCGGTGAAATCTCGATTCAATATTTTGTTCTCGCCGAGATTTACAAAAAGATCCGGTTTATGGAAGAGCACCCCTATATCTCGGAAATGATGGACAGGATCTCCTCGTTCACGCGAGGGACCACCCTGCTCTTCGGGAGTTATGCAAAAGGTACGGAGACGGAGGAGTCTGATCTCGATGTGTTCGTCGCGGGAGCGTATGATGAACGGGAAGTCGCAAAGATCGGGAAAATGTACGATGTCGAGATCAATGTCAAGGCGTACCCTGAGACGGCGTTCGATCTGAAATATCGATCCGATCCGCTTGTTTGTGAGGTGAAGAAGCATCACATCGTCTGGAAGAACGCCGAGTCGTTTGTCCGTGAGGTGATGACATGA
- a CDS encoding CoB--CoM heterodisulfide reductase iron-sulfur subunit A family protein, which produces MAEVVVVGGGITGIQAALDLANHGVTVHLVEREPTIGGHMAMLDKTFPTNDCSMCILSPKMVDVERHPLVTLHTCTEVVGVEGEVGAFTVRLLRHPRYIDEKECNGCGDCTEVCPVEVYNHFDAGIGVRKAVYKPMPQAVPNITVRDAEHCIDCGLCYEACGKDAVLRDDEDHEEETEVSAAAVVVTTGYATFDPSRKANLRYLQLPDVVTNLEFERMINASGPTGGELRRLSNGAVPESIVFLQCVGSRDMQIDRPYCSCVCCMAAVKNAILIREHHPETEVTVLYMDLRAYGKGYEEYFERAKAMGVRFLRGMPGEIAAKDGGIELMVEDTETAEVEFLHPDLVVLSVGMQPPAGADELAERLGITQETTGFVQIRDEKTDTVSTLRPGIYVAGTAVAPKDIPDSVAMAGAAAMRAYRDALKVDR; this is translated from the coding sequence ATGGCTGAGGTGGTCGTCGTCGGCGGCGGGATCACCGGGATCCAGGCGGCGCTCGACCTTGCCAACCACGGGGTCACGGTCCACCTCGTCGAGCGCGAACCGACGATCGGCGGGCACATGGCCATGCTCGACAAGACCTTCCCGACCAACGACTGCTCCATGTGCATCCTCTCGCCCAAGATGGTCGACGTGGAGCGCCACCCGCTCGTCACCCTCCACACCTGCACCGAGGTCGTCGGGGTCGAGGGCGAGGTCGGGGCCTTCACGGTCCGCCTCCTCCGCCACCCCCGCTACATCGACGAGAAGGAATGCAACGGCTGCGGCGACTGCACCGAGGTCTGCCCGGTCGAGGTCTACAACCACTTCGACGCCGGGATCGGGGTGCGCAAGGCGGTGTACAAACCGATGCCCCAGGCCGTCCCCAACATCACGGTCAGGGACGCCGAGCACTGCATCGACTGCGGGCTCTGCTACGAGGCCTGCGGCAAAGACGCCGTGCTCAGGGACGACGAGGACCACGAAGAAGAGACCGAGGTCAGTGCCGCCGCCGTGGTGGTCACCACCGGCTACGCCACCTTCGACCCCTCGCGCAAGGCCAACCTCCGCTATCTCCAGCTCCCCGACGTCGTGACCAACCTCGAGTTCGAGCGGATGATCAACGCGAGCGGCCCGACGGGCGGCGAACTGCGCCGGCTCTCGAACGGCGCCGTGCCGGAGAGCATCGTCTTCCTCCAGTGCGTGGGGTCGCGGGACATGCAGATCGACCGCCCGTACTGCTCCTGCGTCTGCTGCATGGCGGCGGTCAAGAACGCCATCCTGATCAGAGAGCACCATCCGGAGACCGAGGTGACGGTGCTGTACATGGACCTCAGGGCCTATGGGAAGGGCTACGAGGAATATTTCGAACGGGCCAAGGCGATGGGCGTTCGGTTCCTCAGAGGGATGCCCGGCGAGATCGCCGCAAAGGACGGCGGGATTGAGTTGATGGTCGAGGACACCGAGACGGCGGAGGTCGAGTTCCTCCACCCCGACCTCGTCGTCCTCTCGGTCGGGATGCAGCCCCCGGCCGGGGCCGATGAACTTGCCGAGCGGCTCGGGATCACCCAGGAGACGACCGGGTTCGTGCAGATCAGGGACGAGAAGACCGACACCGTCTCGACGCTCAGGCCGGGCATCTACGTAGCCGGGACGGCCGTCGCCCCGAAAGACATCCCCGACTCGGTGGCGATGGCCGGGGCCGCGGCGATGCGGGCCTACCGGGACGCACTGAAGGTGGACCGGTGA
- the mtnA gene encoding S-methyl-5-thioribose-1-phosphate isomerase, protein MIPRTIAREGEVIVFIDQTLLPGRLETVRCTDVERLATAIRRLEVRGAPALGIAGAYGVALAAMQSEAGEMEGFLAGIADAAEYLRATRPTAVNLGWGIDRVLAAAGAAETVENAKEAAVAEADRIAAEDEATCRAIGRHGAALIPDGARVLTHCNAGALACSTWGTALGVVRSAVEAGKKVSVTACETRPLLQGARLTAFELAEDKIPVRVITDSTAAFLMRKGEIDCVVVGADRITRDAVFNKIGTYMHAVCAKHHGIPFYVAAPLSTFDPVLSEAEVEIEERGEEEIAIFNGKRTVREGVRCTTYAFDATPLDLVTGIITEQGVLRPPFDPMPGPRNI, encoded by the coding sequence GTGATCCCGCGGACCATCGCCCGCGAGGGCGAGGTCATCGTCTTCATCGACCAGACGCTCCTCCCCGGACGCCTGGAGACGGTGCGGTGCACCGACGTCGAGCGCCTTGCCACGGCGATCCGGCGGCTCGAGGTGCGGGGGGCGCCGGCCCTCGGGATCGCCGGGGCATACGGCGTCGCCCTGGCCGCGATGCAGAGCGAGGCCGGGGAGATGGAGGGCTTCCTTGCCGGGATCGCCGACGCCGCCGAATACCTCAGGGCGACGCGGCCGACCGCGGTGAACCTCGGATGGGGGATCGACCGGGTGCTCGCCGCCGCCGGGGCGGCCGAAACCGTCGAGAACGCGAAGGAGGCGGCGGTCGCGGAGGCCGACCGGATCGCCGCCGAAGACGAGGCGACCTGCCGGGCGATCGGCAGACACGGCGCGGCGCTCATCCCCGACGGCGCGAGGGTGCTCACGCACTGCAATGCCGGGGCCCTTGCCTGCTCGACCTGGGGTACGGCGCTCGGTGTCGTCCGCTCGGCGGTCGAGGCCGGCAAGAAGGTCTCGGTCACGGCGTGCGAGACCAGACCACTCCTGCAGGGAGCACGTCTCACCGCCTTCGAACTCGCCGAGGACAAAATCCCGGTGCGGGTGATCACCGACTCGACCGCCGCCTTCCTGATGCGCAAAGGAGAGATCGACTGCGTGGTCGTCGGGGCCGACCGGATCACCCGCGACGCCGTCTTCAACAAGATCGGCACCTACATGCACGCGGTCTGTGCGAAGCACCACGGGATCCCCTTCTATGTCGCCGCGCCCCTCTCGACCTTCGACCCGGTGCTGAGCGAGGCCGAGGTGGAGATCGAGGAGCGGGGCGAGGAGGAGATCGCCATCTTCAACGGGAAGCGGACCGTGCGGGAAGGCGTGCGGTGCACCACCTATGCCTTCGACGCCACGCCACTCGACCTGGTCACCGGGATCATCACCGAGCAGGGCGTCCTCAGGCCGCCCTTCGATCCGATGCCCGGACCCCGGAATATATAA
- a CDS encoding HEPN domain-containing protein: MRDRLSWCAGIKNGIRIVEPNDNLATAYLKKAEEAMEAMHSVTSNDWKISTGYYSLYFSLYSVLTGIGFRSENHTCTIVLMRHLLDGFFTPEECEMVERARQARVETQYYVAGDVSRAYAERLAQQVPRFLVKCRGIVDGLNEREVQALRERYRMLIEESGERW, from the coding sequence ATGAGAGACCGACTTTCCTGGTGTGCCGGGATCAAAAACGGCATCAGAATTGTCGAACCAAACGACAATCTTGCAACCGCGTATCTGAAAAAAGCTGAGGAGGCGATGGAGGCCATGCACTCCGTCACCTCGAATGACTGGAAGATCTCGACCGGGTACTATTCCCTCTATTTTTCCCTGTACTCCGTGCTGACAGGGATCGGGTTCAGGTCCGAGAACCATACCTGCACGATCGTGCTGATGCGACACCTCCTCGACGGGTTCTTCACCCCCGAGGAGTGCGAGATGGTGGAGAGGGCGCGGCAAGCACGCGTGGAGACGCAGTATTATGTCGCCGGTGATGTCTCCAGGGCATATGCTGAGAGGCTTGCACAACAGGTCCCCCGATTTCTGGTGAAGTGCAGGGGCATCGTCGATGGGTTGAACGAGCGGGAGGTGCAGGCACTGCGCGAGAGATATCGTATGTTGATCGAGGAAAGCGGGGAGCGGTGGTGA
- a CDS encoding DUF3160 domain-containing protein, which produces MHRILPALVLGAALLIAGCATVDEPSPPLQDAAAENDTGFAHSYTFKPLEFTPSAPQYALPLDPDTVTNWEEVVAALDLGEEEQALLKEHGFVVAVYPFGDQDEIVGPYKALGDQDVPLFLSSDTLLHLYHAQFDDTLRRVEEREFFDDLRALDTALLNASEEAYRQSSGEAKEAARLNMGYYAVALTLLAPDAGQVGDSFGPGDVRRYHVDVPAPVRAEVEAELALIDRKAGLTPSPLFSYTEDYSQYRPRGHYTQSERLKNYFQAMMWHGRMPFLLNATRQVPEEEARVQTAAAARTAALLADDPDLMERWDRIYEVTAFYVGYADDLGPEEYIAAMERLFGGVKQSLAPAEVDALRRELLALDPPAIYSGTGYQIVESPEEARRVLNATQGFRFMGQRFVPDSYFFSELVFPYTGEFTGTGEPFTLVGGYRSIPTGLDVMALLGSEQARTLLDEGEDSAYAKYDPVYGRLEGELAALNESAWRQNLYWGWLYSLRPLLVEFGEGYPTFMQTPAWQEKELTTSLASWTELRHDTILYVKQSYTLGKGPATSPEKPEIPGYVEPVPEAYHRLGALNAMTADGLFDLDVLDPAAQRRLRDLGDVVDRFTDLSVKELEGVPLTAEDHAFIRDAAESLDDLVINLEARTTLVADVHSDPYDDIVLEEGVGYVDLIVVACPEPDGAVTLCAGPVLSYYEFKHPLDDRLTDEAWREMLREAPPARPWWTGEYAVVA; this is translated from the coding sequence ATGCACCGAATACTCCCGGCCCTTGTCCTTGGCGCGGCCCTCCTCATCGCGGGGTGCGCCACCGTAGACGAACCGTCGCCTCCGCTCCAGGATGCGGCGGCGGAGAATGATACCGGCTTTGCCCATTCTTATACCTTCAAACCCCTTGAGTTCACGCCGTCGGCACCGCAGTACGCCCTCCCCCTCGATCCCGACACCGTCACGAATTGGGAGGAGGTCGTCGCCGCCCTCGACCTCGGCGAGGAGGAGCAGGCCCTCCTCAAGGAGCACGGTTTTGTCGTCGCCGTCTATCCCTTCGGTGACCAGGACGAGATCGTCGGGCCGTACAAAGCCCTCGGCGACCAGGACGTCCCCCTCTTCCTCTCCTCCGACACCCTTCTCCATCTCTACCATGCCCAGTTCGACGACACCCTCCGACGGGTCGAGGAGCGCGAGTTCTTCGACGACCTCCGGGCCCTCGACACCGCCCTCCTCAACGCCTCCGAAGAGGCCTATCGGCAGAGTTCGGGCGAGGCGAAGGAGGCGGCCAGGCTGAACATGGGCTACTATGCCGTGGCCCTCACCCTCCTCGCTCCCGACGCCGGACAGGTCGGGGACAGTTTCGGCCCCGGGGACGTCAGGCGCTATCATGTCGACGTCCCGGCACCGGTCCGCGCCGAGGTCGAGGCCGAACTCGCCCTCATCGACCGGAAGGCCGGGCTTACGCCTTCACCCCTCTTCTCGTACACCGAGGACTACTCGCAGTACCGACCGCGCGGTCACTACACCCAATCGGAGAGACTCAAAAATTATTTCCAGGCGATGATGTGGCACGGACGGATGCCTTTCCTCCTCAACGCCACCAGGCAGGTTCCCGAGGAGGAGGCGCGCGTCCAGACCGCGGCCGCCGCTCGGACCGCGGCGCTCCTCGCCGACGATCCCGACCTGATGGAGCGCTGGGACCGGATCTACGAGGTCACCGCCTTCTATGTCGGCTACGCAGACGACCTCGGACCGGAGGAGTATATCGCCGCGATGGAACGCCTCTTCGGCGGGGTGAAGCAGAGTCTCGCCCCGGCCGAGGTCGATGCACTCAGGCGGGAACTCCTGGCCCTGGACCCGCCGGCGATCTACAGCGGGACCGGCTACCAGATCGTCGAATCACCGGAAGAGGCGAGACGGGTGCTCAACGCCACCCAGGGATTCAGGTTCATGGGCCAGCGTTTTGTCCCCGACTCCTACTTCTTCTCTGAACTGGTCTTCCCGTACACCGGCGAGTTCACCGGGACCGGTGAGCCCTTCACGCTCGTCGGGGGGTATCGGAGCATTCCGACCGGCCTGGATGTGATGGCCCTCCTCGGCTCGGAACAGGCCCGCACCCTCCTGGACGAGGGAGAAGACAGCGCCTATGCAAAGTATGATCCGGTCTATGGCAGGCTCGAGGGCGAACTCGCCGCGCTCAACGAGAGCGCGTGGCGCCAGAACCTCTACTGGGGCTGGCTGTACTCGCTCCGCCCCCTCCTCGTCGAGTTCGGGGAAGGCTACCCGACCTTCATGCAGACACCGGCCTGGCAGGAGAAAGAACTCACCACTTCGCTCGCCTCCTGGACCGAACTCCGCCACGACACCATCCTCTATGTCAAGCAGAGTTATACGCTCGGCAAAGGGCCTGCCACCTCGCCCGAGAAACCCGAGATCCCCGGCTACGTCGAACCGGTACCCGAGGCCTACCACCGCCTCGGGGCTCTCAACGCCATGACCGCCGACGGGCTCTTCGACCTCGACGTCCTTGACCCCGCCGCGCAGCGGCGGCTCAGGGATCTCGGCGACGTCGTCGACCGGTTCACCGACCTCTCGGTGAAAGAACTCGAAGGCGTCCCCCTCACCGCCGAGGATCACGCCTTCATCAGGGACGCCGCCGAGAGCCTCGACGACCTTGTGATCAACCTTGAGGCACGGACGACCCTGGTCGCGGACGTGCACTCCGACCCGTACGACGACATCGTCCTCGAGGAGGGCGTGGGGTACGTCGACCTCATCGTCGTCGCCTGCCCCGAACCCGACGGTGCGGTCACCCTCTGCGCCGGCCCGGTCCTCTCGTACTACGAGTTCAAGCACCCGCTCGACGACCGCCTCACCGACGAGGCCTGGCGGGAGATGCTCAGGGAAGCACCCCCGGCCAGGCCCTGGTGGACCGGCGAGTACGCGGTGGTGGCGTGA
- a CDS encoding phosphopantetheine adenylyltransferase, producing the protein MKIMVGGTFSPLHAGHKKLISRSFELAGPEGLVVVGLSSDNFAGRKSHPVMTYEARKAALERYIESLGTATTWEVEALNDRYGSALEADFDILVVSEETLPVGLEINKLRRAKGKKMVEIHQIACVLAEDGRWISSTRIIRGEIDDVGRVIRREE; encoded by the coding sequence ATGAAGATTATGGTCGGGGGAACCTTCTCCCCCCTTCATGCCGGGCACAAGAAACTGATCTCGCGCTCTTTTGAACTCGCCGGCCCTGAGGGTCTGGTCGTCGTGGGGCTGTCGTCTGACAATTTTGCCGGCAGGAAGAGCCACCCGGTCATGACCTACGAGGCGCGGAAGGCGGCGCTTGAACGATATATCGAGAGCCTCGGCACCGCGACGACCTGGGAGGTGGAGGCGCTCAACGACCGGTACGGATCGGCGCTGGAGGCCGACTTCGATATCCTGGTCGTCTCAGAAGAGACGCTTCCCGTCGGCCTCGAGATCAACAAACTCCGCCGGGCCAAGGGGAAGAAGATGGTGGAGATCCACCAGATCGCCTGTGTCCTTGCGGAGGACGGACGGTGGATCTCCTCGACCCGGATCATCAGGGGCGAGATCGACGATGTCGGCAGGGTGATCCGGCGGGAGGAGTGA
- the pyrI gene encoding aspartate carbamoyltransferase regulatory subunit produces MKDEPRVLQISPIRNGTVIDHITAGEALNVLKILGITGTTDECLSIATNVASEKSGRKDVVKISDRELCTEEVDRIALIAPQATINIIRDYLVCEKMGVEIPRVLLGVVRCPNRGCISNTNEPIKSRFEVTKRGLHCLYCDWYLKDDIPGHII; encoded by the coding sequence ATGAAAGACGAACCGCGGGTGCTGCAGATCAGCCCGATCAGGAACGGGACGGTGATCGACCATATCACCGCGGGCGAGGCCCTCAACGTGCTCAAGATCCTCGGGATCACCGGGACGACCGACGAGTGCCTCTCCATCGCCACCAACGTGGCGAGCGAGAAGTCGGGCAGAAAGGACGTGGTCAAGATCTCAGACCGCGAACTCTGCACCGAGGAGGTCGACCGCATCGCCCTCATCGCCCCCCAGGCCACGATCAACATCATCAGGGACTACCTGGTCTGCGAGAAGATGGGGGTCGAGATCCCCAGGGTGCTCCTGGGCGTGGTCAGGTGCCCGAACCGGGGGTGCATCTCCAACACCAACGAACCGATCAAGAGCAGGTTTGAGGTGACAAAAAGGGGTCTGCACTGTCTATACTGTGACTGGTACCTGAAGGACGATATCCCCGGGCATATTATCTGA
- the pyrB gene encoding aspartate carbamoyltransferase, producing the protein MRQHIISIKEFEKKDIDALLDRAEAIDQGDYDPKALEDKILGVLFFEPSTRTRMSFEAAMARLGGASIDMGGVEASSVVKGETLADTIRVVSGYADAIVLRHPREGAAQLASEFASVPVLNAGDGAGQHPSQTLIDLYTIRQAMPLEGIDVGLLGDLRYGRTAHSLAYALTQYDVTIHTLAPEGLEMPPNVVEELRERGVEIVVHDEIGEFTRALDVMYVTRIQRERFPDSASYYAVASSYRVTPELLAEARERMIVLHPLPRVDEIDPRVDALPHAKYFQQARNGVPIRMALLLEVMG; encoded by the coding sequence ATGCGGCAGCATATCATCTCAATCAAGGAGTTTGAGAAGAAGGATATCGACGCCCTCCTCGACCGGGCGGAGGCGATCGATCAGGGCGACTACGACCCGAAGGCCCTCGAGGACAAGATCCTCGGGGTGCTCTTCTTCGAGCCCTCGACCAGGACGCGGATGTCGTTCGAGGCGGCGATGGCCCGGCTCGGCGGGGCATCCATCGACATGGGCGGGGTGGAGGCGAGTTCGGTCGTGAAGGGCGAGACCCTCGCCGACACCATCAGGGTGGTGAGCGGGTATGCCGACGCCATCGTGCTCCGTCACCCCAGGGAGGGGGCGGCACAACTGGCCAGCGAGTTTGCCTCGGTCCCGGTCCTCAACGCCGGCGACGGCGCCGGGCAGCACCCGTCCCAGACGCTCATCGACCTGTACACGATCAGGCAGGCGATGCCGCTCGAGGGGATCGACGTGGGCCTCCTCGGCGACCTGCGGTACGGGCGGACGGCCCACTCCCTCGCCTATGCCCTGACGCAGTACGACGTCACCATCCACACCCTCGCCCCCGAGGGCCTGGAGATGCCGCCCAACGTCGTCGAGGAACTGCGCGAGCGGGGCGTCGAGATCGTGGTCCACGACGAGATCGGGGAGTTCACGCGGGCGCTCGACGTGATGTACGTCACCAGGATCCAGCGGGAACGCTTCCCTGACTCGGCCTCGTACTATGCGGTGGCCTCGAGTTACCGGGTCACCCCCGAACTCCTCGCGGAGGCGCGGGAGCGGATGATCGTCCTCCACCCCCTTCCACGGGTCGACGAGATCGACCCCAGGGTCGACGCCCTCCCGCACGCAAAGTATTTCCAGCAGGCGAGGAACGGCGTTCCGATCAGGATGGCCCTCCTCCTGGAGGTGATGGGATGA
- a CDS encoding polymer-forming cytoskeletal protein, with protein sequence MKVYQRGDTYIAPKGSYFDGNVHIPGNFIVPAETHIWGRLDVEGCLELGPHSTVGEDVTCGSGVIGRGVRIKGALSSAGDVTVSDQAVINGVSAKGDIILRPGVDVGEVRSEATIYVYGKIVSTKLTGKNVKVSGN encoded by the coding sequence ATGAAGGTCTATCAGCGCGGGGACACCTATATCGCACCGAAGGGCTCTTATTTTGACGGGAATGTCCACATCCCGGGAAACTTCATCGTCCCGGCTGAGACGCATATCTGGGGCAGGCTTGATGTCGAAGGCTGTCTCGAACTCGGGCCGCACTCGACCGTCGGCGAGGACGTCACCTGCGGTTCCGGGGTCATCGGCCGCGGGGTGCGGATCAAAGGGGCGCTCTCCTCGGCAGGCGACGTCACCGTCTCCGACCAGGCCGTGATCAACGGTGTCAGCGCAAAGGGGGACATCATCCTCAGGCCAGGCGTGGACGTCGGCGAGGTGAGGAGCGAGGCCACCATCTATGTCTACGGCAAGATCGTCTCGACCAAACTGACCGGGAAGAACGTGAAGGTCTCGGGGAACTAG